Below is a genomic region from Sinobacterium norvegicum.
CATAATTTCTCTGCAAATTTAATACTGTTAATTCGATAGTAATCGCTTGCCAACAATAAATACATTAGTTTTTTAAAAAAATATGTGCGCCATGCTAATACACTATTTTTTACAAATAGTATTGGCCGCTCGGCGACCAGAAAAAACGCAGTCGGCGATGGACAAACCACTGACATAGAGGTTAGAGGCCACACCAACTGCTGAACGGCCCGCAGCATACAAGCCAACCACTTCATTACCGCTTTCGCCTATAACTGCACCGCTATCTTCATTCACTTTCAAACCACCAAAGGTAATCGCTGGACAGGGGAAAACTTGACTATCGACAGAAATATCCATCGCATAATAAGGCCCCTCACTCATATCTGCCATGAAATCATCAGATTTTCTGAAATCATCAACATTATTGCCCAATGCTGCTTGGTTATAGCGGTCAATCGTCGCTGTTAGCTGCTCGACCGGCAAACGACACTTAGCAGCCAATCCCGCGACGGTGTCAGCTTTTTTTGCATTAAAGAATATGTTGAGTAGAGCCGGCAGCATTTGAAAGGCCCAAATCTTCCCTGGCGGTAATATTTGTTTCAACGTCTTTTTGCGCAGCGCCTCATTAATGATCAAGATAGCCTTGCCCTCTTGCTCTTCACACATATGGTAACCTAGCTTAGCACCGTAAACCTGCTCATTAACATATCGCTGCCCCTGGCCATTGACCACAATTCCTTGCGGCCACGCCTGCGGAGGATTGATAAAACGCCACGCTGAGACAGAATCCATTTGATCGACAGCGCCACCGACAGACTGCCCCAGACGTATACCAGAACCATTACAGCCAGCGGTGCCCAGGGCCATTGCCTTTCGGTATTTCGGCGCATACTCCTTGACCATTTCACGGTTATTAATAAAACCACCCGACGAAATAACAACCCCTTTTTTAGCACGGATCCTCAGTGTATTTCTGTGGCATTGTTGCTCAATCGCAAGAAATTTTTTGCGAGCCAATACCGCAAGAGGTGGCATCCACATCCGCGCATTATTCGATAGTTGATACCAAAAGAAATGCTTTTTTTGCTGTGACTCAGGCAGTTGCAACAGCTCAACACCAACAACCCCACCACTATCATCGGTGATTAAACGCTGCACCTCGCTGTGGAATTGTGGCTTAACCCCCTTATTTAGCGCCGACTGATTCAGCGGATCATAAAACGCGGCTCCACTTAGCCCTTTACCAAGCGCGCGATGGCCTCGGGGTGCCGGTTTCGCCTTCTCTTTATACTCCGCCACCACCTCGTTGCCAGAATAGTACAGATAGTATTTATCGGTGGGGTAAGACGTTTTTACCGGGCTCATCGACCCCTCAAACTTGACCCCATTGCCCTGTAGCCAGCTCAGGTTGTCCAGTGAGGTCTCACAAAAACGCTGCAGCGTTTTATCGCTGACCACCCCCTGCACCTCCATCTGCAAATACTTAAACATCTCTTCGGCGCTATCTTCAAAATTAGCCTGCTGCTGGAACTCACTGCCACCACCGCAGTAAAAAATACCGCCACTGATCTGTGTCGCTCCACCGCC
It encodes:
- a CDS encoding FAD-binding protein — its product is MPSPNDKNWFSHVAEPLIVDNVDDCVWDRSADVVIVGFGGAGASAAIEAVEQGADVIAIDRFKGGGATQISGGIFYCGGGSEFQQQANFEDSAEEMFKYLQMEVQGVVSDKTLQRFCETSLDNLSWLQGNGVKFEGSMSPVKTSYPTDKYYLYYSGNEVVAEYKEKAKPAPRGHRALGKGLSGAAFYDPLNQSALNKGVKPQFHSEVQRLITDDSGGVVGVELLQLPESQQKKHFFWYQLSNNARMWMPPLAVLARKKFLAIEQQCHRNTLRIRAKKGVVISSGGFINNREMVKEYAPKYRKAMALGTAGCNGSGIRLGQSVGGAVDQMDSVSAWRFINPPQAWPQGIVVNGQGQRYVNEQVYGAKLGYHMCEEQEGKAILIINEALRKKTLKQILPPGKIWAFQMLPALLNIFFNAKKADTVAGLAAKCRLPVEQLTATIDRYNQAALGNNVDDFRKSDDFMADMSEGPYYAMDISVDSQVFPCPAITFGGLKVNEDSGAVIGESGNEVVGLYAAGRSAVGVASNLYVSGLSIADCVFSGRRAANTICKK